From Miscanthus floridulus cultivar M001 chromosome 15, ASM1932011v1, whole genome shotgun sequence, the proteins below share one genomic window:
- the LOC136508872 gene encoding uncharacterized protein isoform X3 has translation MQETTREFDYRDHDNDSAYFYSVAQWLHQLLLHADGRAKILHDIIDLAQRQQHPSVNIKAFQKIPDPLETAVPPAFASRLKTIHAAATKKVYGQQAVVTAHEIVPTKFEAFITMGNLTAHYNEVPYANTATAETLAIYHSLRYITNVLSYRIIDLNYPSLSTLIHAVNQQNADITRFDHCVSGIKTNADLTHQLISSLPTEFRQAASHIPQSQELCDPLDELTLTVDYYHKNVQKLHGYYETNKQKYISTRLQTEMPKPSRQPLGLDECSRRMRYISIVMHRVSPDRHQHHHTSTSLLSPKTTICVRRLRDQLPCMTFPL, from the exons ATGCAGGAAACAACTCGCGAG TTTGATTACAGGGACCATGACAACGACAGTGCCTACTTCTACAGCGTGGCTCAGTGGCTCCACCAACTCTTGTTACACGCAGACGGACGGGCAAAAATTCTCCACGACATTATCGACCTAGCACAGCGTCAACAACATCCATCTGTCAACATAAAAGCGTTTCAGAAAATACCCGATCCTCTAGAG ACAGCGGTACCACCGGCATTTGCTTCGCGCCTCAAAACCATCCATGCTGCCGCAACTAAGAAGGTATATGGTCAGCAAGCTGTTGTGACTGCTCACGAAATAGTCCCAACTAAATTCGAAGCCTTCATCACCATGGGGAATCTGACTGCACACTACAATGAAGTCCCCTACGCTAATACTGCAACAGCTGAAACATTGGCAATCTACCATTCTCTAAGATACATTACAAACGTCCTCAGCTACCGAATCATTGATCTCAACTACCCATCCTTGTCCACCCTCATACATGCAGTCAACCAACAAAATGCTGACATCACCAGGTTCGACCACTGTGTTTCAGGCATCAAAACTAATGCCGACCTTACACACCAGTTAATCTCATCTCTTCCAACCGAGTTTAGACAAGCAGCAAGTCATATACCACAGTCACAGGAACTATGCGATCCACTGGACGAACTAACTCTTACCGTAGACTACTACCACAAAAACGTGCAAAAGCTACATGGATACTATGAAACCAACAAG CAAAAATACATCTCAACCAGACTGCAAACAGAAATGCCGAAGCCTAGCAGGCAACCACTGGGATTGGATGAATGCAGCAGAAGAATGAGATACATCAGCATCGTCATGCATCGCGTATCACCAGACCGTCATCAACACCACCACACATCGACATCGCTGCTATCACCGAAGACAACTATTTGTGTACGCCGGCTTAGAGATCAGCTACCGTGTATGACTTTTCCACTATAA
- the LOC136508872 gene encoding uncharacterized protein isoform X1 — protein MNPAAPLSIGDHAQEEILHLQQPSFPTLQFPAAFITPNCLTILYTAGRRIQHNHMDAGNNSRGKHDMQADQFDYRDHDNDSAYFYSVAQWLHQLLLHADGRAKILHDIIDLAQRQQHPSVNIKAFQKIPDPLETAVPPAFASRLKTIHAAATKKVYGQQAVVTAHEIVPTKFEAFITMGNLTAHYNEVPYANTATAETLAIYHSLRYITNVLSYRIIDLNYPSLSTLIHAVNQQNADITRFDHCVSGIKTNADLTHQLISSLPTEFRQAASHIPQSQELCDPLDELTLTVDYYHKNVQKLHGYYETNKQKYISTRLQTEMPKPSRQPLGLDECSRRMRYISIVMHRVSPDRHQHHHTSTSLLSPKTTICVRRLRDQLPCMTFPL, from the exons ATGAACCCTGCCGCTCCGCTCAGCATCGGCGACCATGCACAG GAAGAGATACTTCACCTTCAGCAACCCTCGTTCCCCACGCTACAGTTCCCAGCGGCCTTCATCACGCCTAATTGCCT AACTATTCTATATACAGCGGGTCGCCGGATTCAGCACAACCACATGGATGCAGGAAACAACTCGCGAGGTAAACATGATATGCAAGCAGACCAG TTTGATTACAGGGACCATGACAACGACAGTGCCTACTTCTACAGCGTGGCTCAGTGGCTCCACCAACTCTTGTTACACGCAGACGGACGGGCAAAAATTCTCCACGACATTATCGACCTAGCACAGCGTCAACAACATCCATCTGTCAACATAAAAGCGTTTCAGAAAATACCCGATCCTCTAGAG ACAGCGGTACCACCGGCATTTGCTTCGCGCCTCAAAACCATCCATGCTGCCGCAACTAAGAAGGTATATGGTCAGCAAGCTGTTGTGACTGCTCACGAAATAGTCCCAACTAAATTCGAAGCCTTCATCACCATGGGGAATCTGACTGCACACTACAATGAAGTCCCCTACGCTAATACTGCAACAGCTGAAACATTGGCAATCTACCATTCTCTAAGATACATTACAAACGTCCTCAGCTACCGAATCATTGATCTCAACTACCCATCCTTGTCCACCCTCATACATGCAGTCAACCAACAAAATGCTGACATCACCAGGTTCGACCACTGTGTTTCAGGCATCAAAACTAATGCCGACCTTACACACCAGTTAATCTCATCTCTTCCAACCGAGTTTAGACAAGCAGCAAGTCATATACCACAGTCACAGGAACTATGCGATCCACTGGACGAACTAACTCTTACCGTAGACTACTACCACAAAAACGTGCAAAAGCTACATGGATACTATGAAACCAACAAG CAAAAATACATCTCAACCAGACTGCAAACAGAAATGCCGAAGCCTAGCAGGCAACCACTGGGATTGGATGAATGCAGCAGAAGAATGAGATACATCAGCATCGTCATGCATCGCGTATCACCAGACCGTCATCAACACCACCACACATCGACATCGCTGCTATCACCGAAGACAACTATTTGTGTACGCCGGCTTAGAGATCAGCTACCGTGTATGACTTTTCCACTATAA
- the LOC136508872 gene encoding uncharacterized protein isoform X2: protein MDTLLQQFSHKLNAAADNLCYAIHKFDYRDHDNDSAYFYSVAQWLHQLLLHADGRAKILHDIIDLAQRQQHPSVNIKAFQKIPDPLETAVPPAFASRLKTIHAAATKKVYGQQAVVTAHEIVPTKFEAFITMGNLTAHYNEVPYANTATAETLAIYHSLRYITNVLSYRIIDLNYPSLSTLIHAVNQQNADITRFDHCVSGIKTNADLTHQLISSLPTEFRQAASHIPQSQELCDPLDELTLTVDYYHKNVQKLHGYYETNKQKYISTRLQTEMPKPSRQPLGLDECSRRMRYISIVMHRVSPDRHQHHHTSTSLLSPKTTICVRRLRDQLPCMTFPL from the exons ATGGACACTCTTCTTCAACAATTCTCACACAAATTGAACGCAGCGGCAGATAACCTATGCTATGCCATACACAAGTTTGATTACAGGGACCATGACAACGACAGTGCCTACTTCTACAGCGTGGCTCAGTGGCTCCACCAACTCTTGTTACACGCAGACGGACGGGCAAAAATTCTCCACGACATTATCGACCTAGCACAGCGTCAACAACATCCATCTGTCAACATAAAAGCGTTTCAGAAAATACCCGATCCTCTAGAG ACAGCGGTACCACCGGCATTTGCTTCGCGCCTCAAAACCATCCATGCTGCCGCAACTAAGAAGGTATATGGTCAGCAAGCTGTTGTGACTGCTCACGAAATAGTCCCAACTAAATTCGAAGCCTTCATCACCATGGGGAATCTGACTGCACACTACAATGAAGTCCCCTACGCTAATACTGCAACAGCTGAAACATTGGCAATCTACCATTCTCTAAGATACATTACAAACGTCCTCAGCTACCGAATCATTGATCTCAACTACCCATCCTTGTCCACCCTCATACATGCAGTCAACCAACAAAATGCTGACATCACCAGGTTCGACCACTGTGTTTCAGGCATCAAAACTAATGCCGACCTTACACACCAGTTAATCTCATCTCTTCCAACCGAGTTTAGACAAGCAGCAAGTCATATACCACAGTCACAGGAACTATGCGATCCACTGGACGAACTAACTCTTACCGTAGACTACTACCACAAAAACGTGCAAAAGCTACATGGATACTATGAAACCAACAAG CAAAAATACATCTCAACCAGACTGCAAACAGAAATGCCGAAGCCTAGCAGGCAACCACTGGGATTGGATGAATGCAGCAGAAGAATGAGATACATCAGCATCGTCATGCATCGCGTATCACCAGACCGTCATCAACACCACCACACATCGACATCGCTGCTATCACCGAAGACAACTATTTGTGTACGCCGGCTTAGAGATCAGCTACCGTGTATGACTTTTCCACTATAA
- the LOC136508728 gene encoding uncharacterized protein isoform X3, whose translation MRLRASAAASSAPRTRQPRASSHPADTSVLFSLHRDSLQPDSSLPLPLAHRAPQRIAPSDEPGGSCPPVQPDRLLRLGPSTVAPPRSRARRRLFQQQPDSPTHVQSSAPSSRVGGSLRSGSSPQQNTASRVRRPHPMLFEVLIPQLPGKRGDAFYSSTGWFGEELLLFVVQTLSVASLIRSLLMRSKVCSIHAIMNQTTDLGNLTKGRETRAITVRVIRKWTVREDGDDGPPWFIGMVLADAKANCLYAEIPRAVMPNKEYLLDIGKVYIIKKVIVNNARDTYRPIDKSLMIQITDYTSIELAKDYPATIPEYVYNLTPFSSIVAAGKTVFKYTDVIGYITGFTALQTFVPKNKEKVTNLRKVYINNLSDAMLTVTLWGDHAINFNVEHVYNETAGNVIVTLFVGCIPRRDYKDYDKIYLSGSSALFYYFNPNIPEAAPFHARFSSQPVYIDRPVQTQQLALPPVLKPTLKFMTVADLDAIEDPFEFEAGTYKCSVIVASIPENSTWWYMSCKRHKNKAIQQTDRTYRCPVCNGSDTIPRYLLSFIGMDDTGEARFFAYDEEATQIIGRECQSIMNPLAQTSGIPQQLLEYSQQKICVFY comes from the exons ATGCGCCTGCGCGCCTCTGCTGCCGCCTCCTCGGCTCCCCGCACTAGGCAAC CCCGTGCTTCGTCCCATCCTGCTGATACGTCTGTTCTGTTCTCGCTGCACCGCGATTCCTTACAGCCAGATTCGTCGCTTCCATTACCGCTGGCCCATCGCGCGCCGCAGC GTATTGCACCCTCTGATGAGCCAGGCGGCTCTTGTCCTCCTGTTCAGCCGGACCGTTTGTTACGGTTAGGCCCTTCTACTGTAGCTCCACCAAGATCTCGTGCGCGGCGCCGCCTTTTCCAGCAGCAGCCCGACTCACCGACGCATGTCCAGTCGTCGGCCCCTTCTTCTCGTGTGGGCGGTTCATTGCGGTCAGGGTCTTCGCCTCAGCAGAATACAGCAAGTCGCGTCAGACGCC CACATCCTATGTTATTCGAAGTTCTGATCCCGCAGCTTCCAGGCAAAAGAGGCGACGCCTTCTACAGCAGCACCGGCTGGTTTGGGGAG GAGCTGCTGTTGTTCGTAGTGCAGACCTTGTCTGTGGCCAGTTTGATCCGGAGTTTGTTAATGCGCTCAAAG GTTTGCAGCATCCATGCCATCATGAACCAGACAACTGACCTCGGGAACCTGACGAAAGGCCGTGAAACAAGAGCCATCACGGTCAGGGTTATCAGGAAGTGGACTGTTAGAGAAGATGGAGACGACGGACCTCCATGGTTTATTGGGATGGTCTTAGCAGATGCAAAG GCAAATTGTTTATATGCTGAGATTCCTCGAGCGGTAATGCCTAACAAGGAGTACCTGCTAGATATAGGCAAAGTTTACATCATCAAGAAGGTCATTGTTAACAATGCTAGGGACACTTACAGACCAATAGACAAATCCTTGATGATACAGATCACAGACTACACATCCATTGAACTGGCAAAAGACTACCCAGCCACCATTCCAGAATATGTATACAATTTAACACCCTTTTCCTCCATCGTGGCCGCTGGCAAGACTGTTTTCAAGTACACAG ATGTCATAGGCTACATCACTGGCTTTACGGCGCTGCAAACCTTTGTCCCAAAAAATAAAGAAAAGGTCACCAATCTTAGAAAGGTCTACATAAATAACCTAAG TGATGCCATGCTTACAGTGACGCTGTGGGGTGACCATGCAATCAACTTCAACGTCGAACATGTCTATAATGAAACAGCTGGGAATGTGATTGTCACTTTATTTGTCGGCTGTATACCACGCAGAGATTACAAAGACTATG ACAAAATATATCTTAGTGGCAGCTCCGCGCTCTTCTACTATTTCAATCCCAACATCCCAGAAGCAGCGCCCTTTCATGCGAG GTTCAGCAGCCAGCCTGTTTACATAGACCGTCCTGTACAGACACAACAGCTAGCGCTTCCGCCGGTGCTCAAGCCAACACTCAAATTCATGACTGTGGCTGATCTGGATGCTATTGAAGATCCATTCGAATTCGAG GCTGGAACCTACAAATGCTCAGTCATTGTGGCTTCCATACCAGAGAACAGCACCTGGTGGTATATGTCATGTAAACGCCACAAGAACAAAGCTATTCAGCAGACCGATCGTACATACAGATGCCCAGTGTGTAATGGCTCAGATACTATACCCAG GTACCTCCTCTCTTTCATCGGCATGGATGATACTGGTGAAGCAAGGTTCTTTGCATATGACGAGGAGGCGACACAGATAATAGGCAGGGAGTGCCAATCAATTATGAATCCATTAGCACAAACTAGCGGCATACCTCAGCAGCTACTAGAATATAGTCAACAGAAAATATGTGTTTTCTATTGA
- the LOC136508728 gene encoding uncharacterized protein isoform X1, with the protein MESSVPWGGHLHMDSSMRLRASAAASSAPRTRQPRASSHPADTSVLFSLHRDSLQPDSSLPLPLAHRAPQRIAPSDEPGGSCPPVQPDRLLRLGPSTVAPPRSRARRRLFQQQPDSPTHVQSSAPSSRVGGSLRSGSSPQQNTASRVRRPHPMLFEVLIPQLPGKRGDAFYSSTGWFGEELLLFVVQTLSVASLIRSLLMRSKVCSIHAIMNQTTDLGNLTKGRETRAITVRVIRKWTVREDGDDGPPWFIGMVLADAKANCLYAEIPRAVMPNKEYLLDIGKVYIIKKVIVNNARDTYRPIDKSLMIQITDYTSIELAKDYPATIPEYVYNLTPFSSIVAAGKTVFKYTDVIGYITGFTALQTFVPKNKEKVTNLRKVYINNLSDAMLTVTLWGDHAINFNVEHVYNETAGNVIVTLFVGCIPRRDYKDYDKIYLSGSSALFYYFNPNIPEAAPFHARFSSQPVYIDRPVQTQQLALPPVLKPTLKFMTVADLDAIEDPFEFEAGTYKCSVIVASIPENSTWWYMSCKRHKNKAIQQTDRTYRCPVCNGSDTIPRYLLSFIGMDDTGEARFFAYDEEATQIIGRECQSIMNPLAQTSGIPQQLLEYSQQKICVFY; encoded by the exons ATGGAGTCGTCTGTTCCATGGGGTGGTCACCTGCACA TGGACAGCTCGATGCGCCTGCGCGCCTCTGCTGCCGCCTCCTCGGCTCCCCGCACTAGGCAAC CCCGTGCTTCGTCCCATCCTGCTGATACGTCTGTTCTGTTCTCGCTGCACCGCGATTCCTTACAGCCAGATTCGTCGCTTCCATTACCGCTGGCCCATCGCGCGCCGCAGC GTATTGCACCCTCTGATGAGCCAGGCGGCTCTTGTCCTCCTGTTCAGCCGGACCGTTTGTTACGGTTAGGCCCTTCTACTGTAGCTCCACCAAGATCTCGTGCGCGGCGCCGCCTTTTCCAGCAGCAGCCCGACTCACCGACGCATGTCCAGTCGTCGGCCCCTTCTTCTCGTGTGGGCGGTTCATTGCGGTCAGGGTCTTCGCCTCAGCAGAATACAGCAAGTCGCGTCAGACGCC CACATCCTATGTTATTCGAAGTTCTGATCCCGCAGCTTCCAGGCAAAAGAGGCGACGCCTTCTACAGCAGCACCGGCTGGTTTGGGGAG GAGCTGCTGTTGTTCGTAGTGCAGACCTTGTCTGTGGCCAGTTTGATCCGGAGTTTGTTAATGCGCTCAAAG GTTTGCAGCATCCATGCCATCATGAACCAGACAACTGACCTCGGGAACCTGACGAAAGGCCGTGAAACAAGAGCCATCACGGTCAGGGTTATCAGGAAGTGGACTGTTAGAGAAGATGGAGACGACGGACCTCCATGGTTTATTGGGATGGTCTTAGCAGATGCAAAG GCAAATTGTTTATATGCTGAGATTCCTCGAGCGGTAATGCCTAACAAGGAGTACCTGCTAGATATAGGCAAAGTTTACATCATCAAGAAGGTCATTGTTAACAATGCTAGGGACACTTACAGACCAATAGACAAATCCTTGATGATACAGATCACAGACTACACATCCATTGAACTGGCAAAAGACTACCCAGCCACCATTCCAGAATATGTATACAATTTAACACCCTTTTCCTCCATCGTGGCCGCTGGCAAGACTGTTTTCAAGTACACAG ATGTCATAGGCTACATCACTGGCTTTACGGCGCTGCAAACCTTTGTCCCAAAAAATAAAGAAAAGGTCACCAATCTTAGAAAGGTCTACATAAATAACCTAAG TGATGCCATGCTTACAGTGACGCTGTGGGGTGACCATGCAATCAACTTCAACGTCGAACATGTCTATAATGAAACAGCTGGGAATGTGATTGTCACTTTATTTGTCGGCTGTATACCACGCAGAGATTACAAAGACTATG ACAAAATATATCTTAGTGGCAGCTCCGCGCTCTTCTACTATTTCAATCCCAACATCCCAGAAGCAGCGCCCTTTCATGCGAG GTTCAGCAGCCAGCCTGTTTACATAGACCGTCCTGTACAGACACAACAGCTAGCGCTTCCGCCGGTGCTCAAGCCAACACTCAAATTCATGACTGTGGCTGATCTGGATGCTATTGAAGATCCATTCGAATTCGAG GCTGGAACCTACAAATGCTCAGTCATTGTGGCTTCCATACCAGAGAACAGCACCTGGTGGTATATGTCATGTAAACGCCACAAGAACAAAGCTATTCAGCAGACCGATCGTACATACAGATGCCCAGTGTGTAATGGCTCAGATACTATACCCAG GTACCTCCTCTCTTTCATCGGCATGGATGATACTGGTGAAGCAAGGTTCTTTGCATATGACGAGGAGGCGACACAGATAATAGGCAGGGAGTGCCAATCAATTATGAATCCATTAGCACAAACTAGCGGCATACCTCAGCAGCTACTAGAATATAGTCAACAGAAAATATGTGTTTTCTATTGA
- the LOC136508728 gene encoding uncharacterized protein isoform X2 has translation MESSVPWGGHLHMDSSMRLRASAAASSAPRTRQPRASSHPADTSVLFSLHRDSLQPDSSLPLPLAHRAPQRIAPSDEPGGSCPPVQPDRLLRLGPSTVAPPRSRARRRLFQQQPDSPTHVQSSAPSSRVGGSLRSGSSPQQNTASRVRRRAFCLPFHGKRGDAFYSSTGWFGEELLLFVVQTLSVASLIRSLLMRSKVCSIHAIMNQTTDLGNLTKGRETRAITVRVIRKWTVREDGDDGPPWFIGMVLADAKANCLYAEIPRAVMPNKEYLLDIGKVYIIKKVIVNNARDTYRPIDKSLMIQITDYTSIELAKDYPATIPEYVYNLTPFSSIVAAGKTVFKYTDVIGYITGFTALQTFVPKNKEKVTNLRKVYINNLSDAMLTVTLWGDHAINFNVEHVYNETAGNVIVTLFVGCIPRRDYKDYDKIYLSGSSALFYYFNPNIPEAAPFHARFSSQPVYIDRPVQTQQLALPPVLKPTLKFMTVADLDAIEDPFEFEAGTYKCSVIVASIPENSTWWYMSCKRHKNKAIQQTDRTYRCPVCNGSDTIPRYLLSFIGMDDTGEARFFAYDEEATQIIGRECQSIMNPLAQTSGIPQQLLEYSQQKICVFY, from the exons ATGGAGTCGTCTGTTCCATGGGGTGGTCACCTGCACA TGGACAGCTCGATGCGCCTGCGCGCCTCTGCTGCCGCCTCCTCGGCTCCCCGCACTAGGCAAC CCCGTGCTTCGTCCCATCCTGCTGATACGTCTGTTCTGTTCTCGCTGCACCGCGATTCCTTACAGCCAGATTCGTCGCTTCCATTACCGCTGGCCCATCGCGCGCCGCAGC GTATTGCACCCTCTGATGAGCCAGGCGGCTCTTGTCCTCCTGTTCAGCCGGACCGTTTGTTACGGTTAGGCCCTTCTACTGTAGCTCCACCAAGATCTCGTGCGCGGCGCCGCCTTTTCCAGCAGCAGCCCGACTCACCGACGCATGTCCAGTCGTCGGCCCCTTCTTCTCGTGTGGGCGGTTCATTGCGGTCAGGGTCTTCGCCTCAGCAGAATACAGCAAGTCGCGTCAGACGCCGTGCGTTCTGCTTGCCATTCCATG GCAAAAGAGGCGACGCCTTCTACAGCAGCACCGGCTGGTTTGGGGAG GAGCTGCTGTTGTTCGTAGTGCAGACCTTGTCTGTGGCCAGTTTGATCCGGAGTTTGTTAATGCGCTCAAAG GTTTGCAGCATCCATGCCATCATGAACCAGACAACTGACCTCGGGAACCTGACGAAAGGCCGTGAAACAAGAGCCATCACGGTCAGGGTTATCAGGAAGTGGACTGTTAGAGAAGATGGAGACGACGGACCTCCATGGTTTATTGGGATGGTCTTAGCAGATGCAAAG GCAAATTGTTTATATGCTGAGATTCCTCGAGCGGTAATGCCTAACAAGGAGTACCTGCTAGATATAGGCAAAGTTTACATCATCAAGAAGGTCATTGTTAACAATGCTAGGGACACTTACAGACCAATAGACAAATCCTTGATGATACAGATCACAGACTACACATCCATTGAACTGGCAAAAGACTACCCAGCCACCATTCCAGAATATGTATACAATTTAACACCCTTTTCCTCCATCGTGGCCGCTGGCAAGACTGTTTTCAAGTACACAG ATGTCATAGGCTACATCACTGGCTTTACGGCGCTGCAAACCTTTGTCCCAAAAAATAAAGAAAAGGTCACCAATCTTAGAAAGGTCTACATAAATAACCTAAG TGATGCCATGCTTACAGTGACGCTGTGGGGTGACCATGCAATCAACTTCAACGTCGAACATGTCTATAATGAAACAGCTGGGAATGTGATTGTCACTTTATTTGTCGGCTGTATACCACGCAGAGATTACAAAGACTATG ACAAAATATATCTTAGTGGCAGCTCCGCGCTCTTCTACTATTTCAATCCCAACATCCCAGAAGCAGCGCCCTTTCATGCGAG GTTCAGCAGCCAGCCTGTTTACATAGACCGTCCTGTACAGACACAACAGCTAGCGCTTCCGCCGGTGCTCAAGCCAACACTCAAATTCATGACTGTGGCTGATCTGGATGCTATTGAAGATCCATTCGAATTCGAG GCTGGAACCTACAAATGCTCAGTCATTGTGGCTTCCATACCAGAGAACAGCACCTGGTGGTATATGTCATGTAAACGCCACAAGAACAAAGCTATTCAGCAGACCGATCGTACATACAGATGCCCAGTGTGTAATGGCTCAGATACTATACCCAG GTACCTCCTCTCTTTCATCGGCATGGATGATACTGGTGAAGCAAGGTTCTTTGCATATGACGAGGAGGCGACACAGATAATAGGCAGGGAGTGCCAATCAATTATGAATCCATTAGCACAAACTAGCGGCATACCTCAGCAGCTACTAGAATATAGTCAACAGAAAATATGTGTTTTCTATTGA
- the LOC136508728 gene encoding uncharacterized protein isoform X4: MSSRRPLLLVWAVHCGQGLRLSRIQQVASDAVPAHPMLFEVLIPQLPGKRGDAFYSSTGWFGEELLLFVVQTLSVASLIRSLLMRSKVCSIHAIMNQTTDLGNLTKGRETRAITVRVIRKWTVREDGDDGPPWFIGMVLADAKANCLYAEIPRAVMPNKEYLLDIGKVYIIKKVIVNNARDTYRPIDKSLMIQITDYTSIELAKDYPATIPEYVYNLTPFSSIVAAGKTVFKYTDVIGYITGFTALQTFVPKNKEKVTNLRKVYINNLSDAMLTVTLWGDHAINFNVEHVYNETAGNVIVTLFVGCIPRRDYKDYDKIYLSGSSALFYYFNPNIPEAAPFHARFSSQPVYIDRPVQTQQLALPPVLKPTLKFMTVADLDAIEDPFEFEAGTYKCSVIVASIPENSTWWYMSCKRHKNKAIQQTDRTYRCPVCNGSDTIPRYLLSFIGMDDTGEARFFAYDEEATQIIGRECQSIMNPLAQTSGIPQQLLEYSQQKICVFY, translated from the exons ATGTCCAGTCGTCGGCCCCTTCTTCTCGTGTGGGCGGTTCATTGCGGTCAGGGTCTTCGCCTCAGCAGAATACAGCAAGTCGCGTCAGACGCC GTACCAGCACATCCTATGTTATTCGAAGTTCTGATCCCGCAGCTTCCAGGCAAAAGAGGCGACGCCTTCTACAGCAGCACCGGCTGGTTTGGGGAG GAGCTGCTGTTGTTCGTAGTGCAGACCTTGTCTGTGGCCAGTTTGATCCGGAGTTTGTTAATGCGCTCAAAG GTTTGCAGCATCCATGCCATCATGAACCAGACAACTGACCTCGGGAACCTGACGAAAGGCCGTGAAACAAGAGCCATCACGGTCAGGGTTATCAGGAAGTGGACTGTTAGAGAAGATGGAGACGACGGACCTCCATGGTTTATTGGGATGGTCTTAGCAGATGCAAAG GCAAATTGTTTATATGCTGAGATTCCTCGAGCGGTAATGCCTAACAAGGAGTACCTGCTAGATATAGGCAAAGTTTACATCATCAAGAAGGTCATTGTTAACAATGCTAGGGACACTTACAGACCAATAGACAAATCCTTGATGATACAGATCACAGACTACACATCCATTGAACTGGCAAAAGACTACCCAGCCACCATTCCAGAATATGTATACAATTTAACACCCTTTTCCTCCATCGTGGCCGCTGGCAAGACTGTTTTCAAGTACACAG ATGTCATAGGCTACATCACTGGCTTTACGGCGCTGCAAACCTTTGTCCCAAAAAATAAAGAAAAGGTCACCAATCTTAGAAAGGTCTACATAAATAACCTAAG TGATGCCATGCTTACAGTGACGCTGTGGGGTGACCATGCAATCAACTTCAACGTCGAACATGTCTATAATGAAACAGCTGGGAATGTGATTGTCACTTTATTTGTCGGCTGTATACCACGCAGAGATTACAAAGACTATG ACAAAATATATCTTAGTGGCAGCTCCGCGCTCTTCTACTATTTCAATCCCAACATCCCAGAAGCAGCGCCCTTTCATGCGAG GTTCAGCAGCCAGCCTGTTTACATAGACCGTCCTGTACAGACACAACAGCTAGCGCTTCCGCCGGTGCTCAAGCCAACACTCAAATTCATGACTGTGGCTGATCTGGATGCTATTGAAGATCCATTCGAATTCGAG GCTGGAACCTACAAATGCTCAGTCATTGTGGCTTCCATACCAGAGAACAGCACCTGGTGGTATATGTCATGTAAACGCCACAAGAACAAAGCTATTCAGCAGACCGATCGTACATACAGATGCCCAGTGTGTAATGGCTCAGATACTATACCCAG GTACCTCCTCTCTTTCATCGGCATGGATGATACTGGTGAAGCAAGGTTCTTTGCATATGACGAGGAGGCGACACAGATAATAGGCAGGGAGTGCCAATCAATTATGAATCCATTAGCACAAACTAGCGGCATACCTCAGCAGCTACTAGAATATAGTCAACAGAAAATATGTGTTTTCTATTGA